The genomic region CTTGACGGTACGTTCGGCGATATCGAGATCAGCGGCAATTTCCAGATTGGTTCGGCCGCGGGCCACCAATTCGGCAACCTTGTGCTCCATGCGGGTTAAACCAGCCAATCTCTGTTCCAGCGCCGGTGCGCCTTTTTCCTGCGCTTTGGCATAGGTTTCCAGGATTAATTGCTGGATAACCTTTTGTCCCAGCCAGACGCCGCCTGCCAAAATAACACGCACCGCCTCGGTAAGCCTCCCCTGACCAATATAGGTATTCCCATAACCGGCAATTCCCAGTTTCAAAAATGCCAGGCCTTCCTCCTCGTCCGGCTGATCGGAAAGGAGAAAAAATTTGCTGGCCGGGGCCAGACGGCGTATTTCCAGGAACGTAGCCGTATCAATAAGCAGGCGATGCAGGAGAATCAAATCATAGTTCTTTGCCGCACAGCAACTTTGCAATTCCCCCACAGACGCAGCCTGAGATAACGAGTATTGATCGGCCAGCAGGTTTTTCCATCTGCTGATAACAGCCCTGTTGGCACTGCATAAAAGGATGGACACGGTATCACCTCTCTCTTAATGCCATGTATTTGGCTTTGAGTACCGGCTTCAACAGATAAGAAAGAATCGTTTTTTTCCCGGTCAGGATGTCAACAGTTGTTATCATTCCTGGAATTATCGGCAAAGGATTATCTTTAGGACCGAGATAGTTCTTATCCGTACGTAACATGACCAGATAATAGCTCTCTTTCTTGTCATCGGTAATGCTATCGGCGCTGATCTGCTCCAAGCGCGCCTCCAGACCGCCATAGATGGTATAATCATAGGCGGTAAATTTCACACTGGCCTTCTGATTGGGTCTTAAGAAAGCAATATCTGAGGGCTTGATCTTGGTCTCGACAAGCAGCGTACCTTCGGTAGGAACGATCTCCACGAGGTTCATGCCGGGCTGGATAACACCACCGACCGTGTTAATGAGGATACGATTGATCGTGCCATTGCAGGGAGATCGCACCAAGGTTCTATTAAGCCGGTCCTTCAAGGCAATGGAGCTCGCCGAGTCTTCGGACAGTTGAGAGGAGACTTCATTCAACTCGATTTTGGCTTTATTGAAAAAAGCGAGTTGCAGTTCTTTATACGCCATGTGGCTCTCTTCAATCTTGGACTGCGCCCGGGGTATTGACTGCTTGATTACCTCCATTTCACCCAACATTTCACTGGCCTGACGTTCCAGGCGCAGCACTTCCATCTCCGAGACGGCGCCCTGGCTTACTAATGGTTTGGTCAGCTTCAATTCCTGCTGAAAAATGGCATAGGTCTTGGTCAGTTCCGCCAGTTTGGAATGCAGCTCTTTCAACTCACTGGTCCGCTGGTTAATCTGCTGTTGCTTGATCTCCATGCTCGAGCGGAGTTCCGTTTTCCGGGAATCGTACAACTCCTGCTCACGGCGGCCGATTTCAGGCATTTCCGACATTACCTCAGCCGGAACTCTAAACAGCGTGCCCGAGGTTTCCGCCTGCAGGCGGGCCGCTTTGGCCTTATTGGAAAGATACTTACCACGAGTCTGCTGAAAAGACGATGAAAATCTGGTGGCATCGATCCTCAGCAGCAGTTGATCTTTTACAACCGTATCGCCGACCTTGATCAGCACCTCCGAGAGAATCCCTCCCTCCATATTCTGCACGGTCTGAATCTGGCTGGCCGGAACGACCTTGCCCTGTCCCCGGGTGGTTTGTTCAACTTCCGAAATGGCAGCCCAGGCGGTTAAGGCGACAAAAAGAGCAATGGCTCCATAAAGAATCGCCCTGCCTCCCCGGGGTGATTGAGCCATGATGGACGTCCGGATATCCGCGGCGAAGTCAATGTCCTCGGCCGGCATGCGGTGGAATAAACCATGGGATTTTGATTTCTTTTCTGATTCAGACAAGGGTAATCTCCTGCTTATAAATTAAGGTGGCCTTTTTTGAGAGCCGCAAGAACGGACGCCTTGGGGCCATCCGCGACAATCGCACCATTATCAATAACGATTAGACGATCAACCATTTCCAGTAGTGACGCCCGGTGCGTGATTAAAAGCAATGTTTTTTCTTTAATAATTTTTGATAAGTTGTCCTTCAAATGAATCTCGGTCCGGTTATCCATATTGCTCGTGGGTTCGTCCAAAACCAGCACGGGCGGGTCGAGCAGGACCGCTCTGGCCAGAGCGATACACTGCCGTTGTCCTCCCGAGAGCCCCCGGCCGAATTCACCAACTTCCATGTCAAAACCAAGGGGCTGTTTCTTGACGAACTCCGCTACACCGGCCAGCTCTGCCGCACGCAGAATGGACATGTCGTCAATATCATGGGTGCCCATCGTTATGTTCTCCCGAATCGTTCCGCGAAAAAGCATGATATCCTGGGGTACATAGCCGATAAAAT from Deltaproteobacteria bacterium harbors:
- a CDS encoding LuxR C-terminal-related transcriptional regulator; amino-acid sequence: MSILLCSANRAVISRWKNLLADQYSLSQAASVGELQSCCAAKNYDLILLHRLLIDTATFLEIRRLAPASKFFLLSDQPDEEEGLAFLKLGIAGYGNTYIGQGRLTEAVRVILAGGVWLGQKVIQQLILETYAKAQEKGAPALEQRLAGLTRMEHKVAELVARGRTNLEIAADLDIAERTVKAHLTSVYEKTKTGSRLSLALLINRG
- a CDS encoding HlyD family type I secretion periplasmic adaptor subunit gives rise to the protein MSESEKKSKSHGLFHRMPAEDIDFAADIRTSIMAQSPRGGRAILYGAIALFVALTAWAAISEVEQTTRGQGKVVPASQIQTVQNMEGGILSEVLIKVGDTVVKDQLLLRIDATRFSSSFQQTRGKYLSNKAKAARLQAETSGTLFRVPAEVMSEMPEIGRREQELYDSRKTELRSSMEIKQQQINQRTSELKELHSKLAELTKTYAIFQQELKLTKPLVSQGAVSEMEVLRLERQASEMLGEMEVIKQSIPRAQSKIEESHMAYKELQLAFFNKAKIELNEVSSQLSEDSASSIALKDRLNRTLVRSPCNGTINRILINTVGGVIQPGMNLVEIVPTEGTLLVETKIKPSDIAFLRPNQKASVKFTAYDYTIYGGLEARLEQISADSITDDKKESYYLVMLRTDKNYLGPKDNPLPIIPGMITTVDILTGKKTILSYLLKPVLKAKYMALRER